The Prosthecomicrobium sp. N25 nucleotide sequence CCGAGGTCGCGCCCCGCATCGCCGGGGCCGAGAACGTCCGCGCCGCCCTCGCCCTGGTCGCGCGCGGCGAGGCGCGCTTCGGCATCGTCTACGCCACGGACGCCCGCAGCGAACCGCGGGTGCGCGTCGTCGGGGTCTTCCCCGCCTCCACCCACGCCCCCATCGTCTACCCCTTCGCGCTGACCGCCGCCTCCGCCAACCCCGACGCCGCTGCCTTTCTGGAGTACCTCGCCTCTCCGGCCGCCCGGCCGGTCTTCGAGGCGGAGGGCTTCGTGGTCCTGAAGTGAGGCGGGCCCCTCGCGGCGTTCCCGGCGCCGGGGGAGGGCCCGGGCGTCAGCCCCGCCCCGCGGCCCCCGTTCCGCCGCGCCGGAGCGACCGGCCCGTTTCCGCGTCGAAGAGATGCGCGGCCTCGGCCCGCACCCCGAGCCGGACCGCCTGGCCGCGCGGGGCCTCGAAGGTGCGCGGCGCCCGCACGCAGACGAGCCCCGTCCGCCCCCCGTCGCAATAGGTGTAGCTCTCCGGCCCCAGGTGCTCGACGAGCTGCACCGTCGAGCCGATCGGTCCGGCCTCGCCGATCGACAGGTGTTCGGGCCGCACCCCCAGCACGGCCGGCCGCGACGCGGCGGCGGGCGCCTCGACGGCGGGGAGGGGGAGGGACCATCCCTCGCGTGCCCGGAAGAGCCCGCCGGGCTCCAGGGTGCCGTCGAACAGGTTCATGGCGGGCGAGCCGATGAATTCGGCGACGAACAGCGTGGCGGGCCGGTCGTAGAGCTCCAGCGGGCTGCCGACCTGCTCGATCTCGCCCTTGTTCATGACCACGATCCGGTCCGCCATGGTCATCGCCTCGACCTGGTCGTGGGTCACGTAGATCGACGTCGCGGCGAGCTGCAGGTGCAGCTTGCGGATCTCGGCCCGCATCTGCACCCGGAGCTTGGCGTCCAGGTTGGAGAGCGGCTCGTCGAACAGGAACACCTTCGGGTGCCGCACGATGGCACGCCCCATGGCGACCCGCTGGCGCTGTCCGCCCGAAAGCTGGCGCGGGAAGCGCTCGAGCAGGCTGCCGAGCCCGAGGATGCCGGCCGCCGACTGCACCGCCCCTGCGATCTCGTCCTTCGGCCGCTTGCGCAGCCGCATGTTGAAACTGAGGTTCTGGTCGACGCGCATGTGCGGGTAGAGCGCGTAGGACTGGAACACCATCGCTATGTCGCGGTCGCGCGGCTCCAGGTCGTTGACCCGCTGGCCGCCGACCACGATGTCCCCCGCGGTCGTCTCCTCCAGCCCGGCGATCATGCGCAGCAGCGTGGACTTGCCGCATCCCGACGGGCCGACCAGCACGATGAACTCCCCGTCCGCGATCGCGAGGTCGAGCCGCCGGATCACGTCGACGGGGCCGAAGGACTTGGCGACGCCGCGGATGTCGACTGAGGCCATGGGGGTTCTCCCGTCACTTGACCGAGCCGAGCGTCAGTCCGCGGACGACGAAGCGCTGGCCGAAGAACATGATGAGGACCGCCGGAATGGTGGCGACCACCGAGGCCGCCGCCATCTGGGCGTGCTGGATCTCGTAGTCCTGCGCGAATCGGGCGACGCCGACCGGCACCGTCGCGGTCGCCCGCGAGGTGAGGTTGAGGGCGATCGCGAACTCGTTCCAGCTGAAGATGAAGGCGAGCACGCCAGAGGCGATGAGGCCGGGCACGACCAGGGGCAGGACCACATACAGGAAGGCCTGGATCCGCCGGCAGCCGTCCATCTGCGCCGCCTCCTCGATCTCCCGCGGGATCTCGCGGAAGAAGGCCATCATCAGCCAGACCGTCATGGGCAGGTTGATGGTGACGTGGGTGACGATCAGGCCCGTGTAGCTGTTGTAGAGGCCGATCTCGCGGAAGATCAGGTACCAGGGCCCGACCAGCGTCATCACCGGGATCATATGGAAGAACAGCATCCAGGCGAGGAGCCCGCGGCTGATCCACGGCGACCAGCGGAAACGGTGCAGCGAATAGGCCGCGAGCGTGCCCACGACGAGCACGATCGTGGTCGA carries:
- a CDS encoding carbohydrate ABC transporter permease; amino-acid sequence: MTRATWLGSVFLVVSTVLIVGPFLWILMTSFKFQIDIYQGNWIFEPTLSNYEDVLFSRRSKFTSVLWNSMVVATVSTTIVLVVGTLAAYSLHRFRWSPWISRGLLAWMLFFHMIPVMTLVGPWYLIFREIGLYNSYTGLIVTHVTINLPMTVWLMMAFFREIPREIEEAAQMDGCRRIQAFLYVVLPLVVPGLIASGVLAFIFSWNEFAIALNLTSRATATVPVGVARFAQDYEIQHAQMAAASVVATIPAVLIMFFGQRFVVRGLTLGSVK
- a CDS encoding ABC transporter ATP-binding protein, whose translation is MASVDIRGVAKSFGPVDVIRRLDLAIADGEFIVLVGPSGCGKSTLLRMIAGLEETTAGDIVVGGQRVNDLEPRDRDIAMVFQSYALYPHMRVDQNLSFNMRLRKRPKDEIAGAVQSAAGILGLGSLLERFPRQLSGGQRQRVAMGRAIVRHPKVFLFDEPLSNLDAKLRVQMRAEIRKLHLQLAATSIYVTHDQVEAMTMADRIVVMNKGEIEQVGSPLELYDRPATLFVAEFIGSPAMNLFDGTLEPGGLFRAREGWSLPLPAVEAPAAASRPAVLGVRPEHLSIGEAGPIGSTVQLVEHLGPESYTYCDGGRTGLVCVRAPRTFEAPRGQAVRLGVRAEAAHLFDAETGRSLRRGGTGAAGRG